The following coding sequences lie in one Crassostrea angulata isolate pt1a10 chromosome 10, ASM2561291v2, whole genome shotgun sequence genomic window:
- the LOC128165217 gene encoding FRAS1-related extracellular matrix protein 1-like isoform X2 has product MDFEVWILLLCLIVTSAGQILVSKKEISVDIGRSVFLRKDDLVFVDTTKKSECRVEVVQNDPITQRVGRLEPTIFDCSFHPNSIQYIHGGSPLLDKDKVKLRVYRFSDSSTVSQTFHLNVQIANTSHEIVITRGLRPVVVPEFNGLSNPIDSSVIRFYFSGKSNVTCTVSFSSQRSTWPIAGHIVEGEGKTSVDTMRKSCTDFVYSKLYYQHVQSPNPDVDYLPLTVELHDPDISDDVMIERFYLPIHIKGALPNSPPRSSFMSIYMMDVNQFILSTLLPGVISAEDYETNSKDLVYNITNLPNTNGGYFVHLDDHTLPIDSFIQDDLDHHRIAYQPPSTSQSERRVFEAEFTVFDSHFASSLPIVLHIAVRPSATNAPRVAINKGLVLLEGQSRQITIDELSILDPDNANSVSLYVLGGLKYGQLLKNKRSTIAMTLEDLRRGLISYQHDDSDSTNDHVQFRISDGQHTIMINFPIIIIPKDDSAPYLVNNIGLETNEGETKRISTNMLSAHDTDSIDENIMYVITQPPSAGEVIKKTIPGDAGTRISKFNQRNIKRGQIFYRHFGNEVFKDSFVFKLRDHQDPPNRSGDKTFHIIIKPVYENPPQLAPKATRLVHVPETDITYITKDELQYTDIETDDNKLTYIITSPPYFVYNAGYEEAGRIIATHNFSSLSKNASIPAITTFKQEDINHMKIAYMPPIADIGPESRLVRFVYTVQDISGNQVLGQYFEIDVQPVNDKPPSILVSKLLVEEGGILGISNLQLTATDEDTLPEDLVFILDETPSYGVVQKGGIALTQKGEFKIDDLRRNDIRYVHDGAEVLVDSFTLTVSDGINRATKVVEVDIVPLDDTAPLLKNNLRPRLIVSEGGDAIVTSSVLAATDEDTDDGGLIFLIVKQPKHGIMQLLEQPVTKFTQKDVNGNKVKYIHTGGEVGNNMIKDTVTFIVSNQNFMATGDLPVYDLNITITPVDNSKPAIIKGIELSVNEGGSVTLTPAAVTAKDPDTDPEEISFVITKQPQWGYLENLKPLKGSEKSRSGFRITTFKLQDIIDKTINYVQANHKGVEPIYDEVEFYATDGKQSSDETPLGFRIIPQNDEEPDVMLQDFAVDEGSSKVIDQLIIDAIDMDVPKEQLTLSISQAPDHGDIVLMIQTANGEVEVAVHDFTVEELHKGMKLKYRHDNSEHFRDNFALTVSDGRHEVKKLCNISIRALNDEGPEITKNAGLQLDYGDFAMISSASLQSTDPDNSENEVVYILMSVPKKGSLQFCTDPFSPTRISECRDMQVGENFTQHDVDMNRVRYIHTTSMGNTETDSFLFLLTDGTNRRHVETFEIRIRNSKKSNLAVYNKGLHVREGERTSLSTNNLSASDESTKADEIVFAITQMPRHGQIEFIDKPLVRINSFTQLDLASRKVVYNNLNKGDNTEDLFKFTVTNGLSQAKEGDFRISIEPLDRVLPSLTVNTLIEVTQGGEVELSPLLLKAQDPDTTDSSVTFIIAKPPTYGRLYNNGIIITRSFTQSDINLGFITYRTDGSHAGLDNFLFNISDGKHSGFLVNRTLQTKPVICSIFIKPLVNDAPKLLTLKQPDTLEYFGNDRYGFRLTNRNLKAIDSDSTSSQLTYNVIKRPQFGHIENVKTKRYVRRRFTQKDLDDSSLHYILNPRKSQTNDSFTFSVSDNRGNVLDNQRFEMKWSRIEFPRKQIISCEDIGTLSITLKRTGDLNQISFVGIKVRDMSAKSGLDFYTSSSKQVQFNPGMKQATWDIQIADDGIMENGEKFQIFLEEPINAVLGRKVKMNIHIINAENGECPQYLGMISKNNKEVIDLQDSLVPSPNKKTETVGTFSNFNGPGTIKENPLDNAYNTDPDSTPSKSSPSSSKASTSFKDPDFNEVIPTKRNRKKSKKKGRKRNKKKNRKSKKSKKDVTKKSDSIFPLPSSSLRIQMWDSGTPQDASGISAPAPSVCIIGEFFEGRCYKFYKERKSWEEAKRYCQSLSVMPSTLTPVRSKAHYQFLANLAGKNSYWIGLNNKRNPRDWEYLSGGTSIAPLLSYTNWGKNQPQTRGRRDRRNCVLVNKRRKWKNKSCTKNLKRFICEGVPGQKFSSLQSSPSDQPNRNRGKRRRRYRWSS; this is encoded by the exons ATGGACTTCGAGGTGTGGATTTTACTACTGTGTTTGATTGTGACATCAGCCGGTCAGATTCTCGTGAGTAAAAAAGAGATTTCAGTGGACATCGGTAGGAGCGTTTTTCTCCGGAAAGATGACCTGGTGTTCGTGGACACCACAAAGAAAAGTGAATGCCGGGTGGAGGTGGTACAAAATGATCCCATCACCCAGAGGGTTGGTCGGCTAGAGCCTACG ATATTTGACTGTTCATTCCATCCAAACTCTATCCAATACATCCATGGTGGGTCACCTCTACTAGACAAGGACAAGGTCAAACTGCGAGTGTATAGATTCTCTGACAGTTCCACCGTCTCCCAGACGTTTCATCTTAACGTTCAAATCGCCAACACGTCCCACGAAATCGTCATCACAAGGGGACTGCGACCTGTTGTGGTGCCAGAGTTTAACGGCTTATCCAACCCAATAGACTCCTCTGTGATACGTTTCTACTTCAGTGGCAAGAGTAACGTAACCTGCACTGTTAGTTTTTCCTCTCAGCGTTCTACCTGGCCCATTGCAGGACACATTGTTGAAGGAGAGGGTAAAACCTCTGTTGATACTATGCGGAAATCCTGCACAGATTTCGTGTACAGTAAATTATACTACCAGCACGTACAATCTCCCAATCCAGATGTAGATTATCTTCCCTTGACTGTAGAGCTGCATGATCCAGATATCAGTGATGACGTCATGATTGAACGATTCTACCTCCCTATCCATATCAAAGGTGCTCTTCCCAACTCGCCACCCCGGTCCTCTTTTATGAGCATATACATGATGGATGTTAATCAATTCATTCTTTCCACTCTTCTACCGGGTGTTATTTCGGCGGAGGATTATGAGACAAACTCAAAAGATTTAGTGTACAATATCACAAACCTTCCTAATACCAATGGTGGCTACTTTGTTCACCTAGACGACCATACTCTACCCATAGACTCGTTTATACAAGATGATCTGGATCATCATAGAATAGCCTACCAGCCACCGAGCACCAGCCAATCGGAACGCCGTGTTTTTGAGGCAGAGTTCACTGTGTTCGACAGCCATTTTGCATCTAGTTTGCCGATTGTTCTACACATTGCCGTACGACCATCTGCAACAAATGCCCCAAGAGTGGCTATCAATAAAGGCCTTGTTCTGCTTGAAGGTCAATCCAGGCAGATAACCATTGATGAATTAAGCATATTAGACCCTGATAATGCTAATTCTGTAAGTCTGTATGTACTTGGTGGTCTTAAATATGGAcaactattaaaaaacaaaaggtcAACAATTGCAATGACTTTAGAAGATCTTCGGCGAGGGCTAATTTCGTATCAACATGATGACAGCGATTCTACAAATGACCACGTTCAATTCAGAATAAGTGACGGTCAGCATACAATCATGATTAATTTTCCCATCATAATCATTCCAAAGGACGACTCAGCGCCGTACCTTGTTAACAATATTGGGTTGGAGACAAACGAAGGAGAAACAAAGCGAATATCCACCAATATGCTTTCAGCCCATGACACGGACTCCATCGATGAAAACATTATGTATGTTATAACCCAGCCTCCATCAGCAGGAGAAGTAATAAAGAAGACGATTCCAGGAGATGCTGGAACAAGAATTAGTAAATTCAACCAAAGAAACATAAAAAGAGGACAGATATTCTACAGGCATTTTGGGAATGAAGTTTTCAAGGATTCTTTTGTTTTCAAGTTACGGGACCACCAAGATCCCCCGAACAGGTCGGGGGACAAAACATTCCACATTATTATCAAACCTGTGTACGAAAACCCACCCCAACTAGCCCCGAAAGCAACTAgactagtacatgtaccggaaactgatataacatatataacGAAAGATGAACTTCAATATACAGACATAGAGACGGACGACAACAAACTCACCTACATCATAACGTCTCCCCCGTACTTTGTGTACAACGCAGGGTATGAAGAAGCCGGGAGAATTATTGCAACACATAACTTTTCTTCGCTTTCGAAAAACGCCTCCATCCCAGCTATAACTACATTCAAACAAGAAGATATAAACCACATGAAAATTGCTTACATGCCTCCTATAGCTGACATAGGTCCCGAATCCCGCTTAGTACGATTTGTGTATACAGTTCAAGATATTAGCGGGAACCAAGTTCTTggacaatattttgaaatcgaCGTGCAACCGGTGAATGATAAACCACCTTCAATACTGGTGAGTAAATTGTTGGTAGAAGAAGGTGGTATTCTTGGAATATCCAATCTGCAGCTAACAGCCACTGACGAGGATACTCTTCCAGAAGATTTGGTTTTTATTCTGGACGAGACAccatcctatggagttgtacaAAAAGGTGGCATTGCTTTGACACAAAAAGGAGAATTTAAGATTGACGACTTACGCCGCAATGATATTAG ataTGTTCACGATGGGGCGGAGGTGTTAGTTGATTCCTTCACTCTAACGGTAAGTGACGGGATAAACAGAGCTACCAAGGTCGTGGAAGTCGACATTGTGCCTTTGGACGACACAGCCCCTCTGTTGAAGAACAATCTCCGGCCAAGACTTATAGTATCTGAAGGTGGTGACGCCATTGTTACGTCATCAGTTTTGGCGGCAACAGATGAAGACACAGATGATGGCGGTTTGATCTTTTTAATAGTAAAACAGCCCAAACATGGAATCATGCAACTACTGGAGCAGCCCGTGACCAAGTTTACCCAGAAAGACGTTAATGGCAACAAAGTAAAGTACATCCACACAGGCGGAGAGGTGGGCAATAATATGATAAAAGACACTGTAACTTTTATTGTATCCAATCAGAACTTCATGGCGACAGGTGATCTTCCAGTGTATGATTTGAACATCACGATAACTCCAGTTGATAACTCAAAACCAGCTATCATCAAAGGGATAGAATTGTCGGTTAATGAAGGGGGTTCAGTCACTTTGACACCCGCCGCTGTCACTGCTAAAGATCCAGACACAGACCCCGAAGAAATAAGCTTCGTCATTACGAAACAACCTCAGTGGGGATACCTAGAAAATCTAAAACCCCTGAAAGGCTCCGAAAAGTCAAGATCAGGATTTCGTATTACAACCTTCAAACTTCAAGATATAATTGATAAAACAATCAATTATGTCCAAGCTAATCACAAGGGAGTAGAACCAATCTACGACGAAGTTGAATTTTATGCAACAGACGGAAAACAAAGCTCTGACGAAACACCCCTTGGCTTCAGGATAATTCCCCAAAATGACGAAGAACCAGACGTCATGCTTCAGGACTTTGCAGTGGACGAAGGGTCCTCCAAGGTCATTGATCAGTTGATTATCGATGCTATTGACATGGACGTTCCAAAGGAACAGCTAACTCTATCCATATCCCAAGCCCCGGATCATGGTGACATTGTGTTGATGATACAGACAGCGAATGGCGAAGTTGAAGTTGCTGTACATGATTTCACAGTTGAAGAACTTCATAAAGGCATGAAACTGAAGTACAGACATGACAACAGTGAACATTTCAGGGACAATTTTGCTCTTACCGTTTCCGACGGCAGACATGAAGTTAAAAAACTTTGTAACATCTCGATTAGAGCATTGAATGACGAGGGACCAGAAATAACCAAAAATGCCGGATTGCAGCTGGACTATGGAGATTTTGCTATGATATCCAGTGCATCGTTGCAATCGACTGATCCAGACAACAGCGAAAATGAAGTCGTATACATCTTGATGTCTGTTCCGAAGAAAGGTTCCTTGCAGTTTTGCACAGACCCCTTTTCGCCAACTCGTATCTCTGAGTGCAGAGACATGCAGGTCGGTGAAAACTTTACCCAACATGACGTTGACATGAACAGAGTGAGATACATCCATACGACTAGTATGGGTAACACCGAAACAGATAGTTTTCTGTTTCTTCTGACAGATGGAACAAACAGGCGCCACGTGGAAACATTTGAAATCAGAATAAGGAATTCCAAAAAGAGCAACTTGGCAGTTTACAATAAAGGTCTGCATGTTCGAGAAGGCGAGAGGACGTCATTGTCAACCAATAACCTAAGTGCATCTGATGAAAGTACGAAGGCAGACGAAATCGTGTTTGCAATAACACAAATGCCAAGACATGGCCAGATTGAATTCATTGACAAACCTTTGGTAAGAATCAACAGTTTCACACAGCTTGATCTCGCTTCTCGGAAGGTTGTCtacaataatttgaacaaagGGGACAATACCGAGGACTTATTCAAGTTTACCGTTACCAATGGACTCAGTCAGGCTAAGGAGGGTGACTTCAGAATATCTATCGAACCGCTTGACCGCGTCCTCCCCTCACTCACAGTGAACACCTTGATTGAGGTCACCCAGGGTGGTGAGGTGGAGTTGTCTCCCCTGCTACTGAAGGCCCAGGACCCAGATACGACCGACTCTAGTGTAACGTTCATCATTGCCAAGCCTCCAACCTACGGACGTCTCTATAACAACGGAATCATCATCACCAGGTCCTTTACTCAGAGCGATATCAATCTAGGCTTCATAACGTACAGGACAGATGGGTCTCACGCGGGGTTGGACAACTTTCTTTTCAATATATCCGATGGTAAACACTCGGGCTTTTTAGTGAACAGAACCCTTCAGACCAAACCTGTTATCTGCAGCATCTTTATCAAGCCACTAGTAAACGACGCCCCAAAGCTACTCACGCTAAAACAGCCTGACACATTGGAATATTTTGGCAACGACCGGTACGGATTTCGACTCaccaatagaaatttaaaagcAATTGACTCCGACTCGACCAGTTCCCAGTTAACCTATAACGTGATCAAGAGACCACAGTTTGGACACATTGAGAACGTGAAGACAAAGCGGTACGTAAGGAGAAGATTTACCCAGAAGGACTTAGATGACAGTAGTCTCCATTACATACTGAATCCAAGGAAATCCCAAACCAATGACAGCTTCACCTTTAGTGTGTCGGACAACAGAGGGAATGTCTTGGATAATCAAAG atttgaaatgaaatggtCAAGGATCGAGTTTCCTCGTAAACAGATTATTTCTTGTGAGGACATAGGCACCCTCAGTATTACTCTGAAGCGGACTGGTGACTTGAACCAGATTTCGTTTGTTGGGATAAAGGTCAGGGACATGTCGGCAAAGAGTGGACTCGATTTCTACACCAGCTCTTCCAAACAAGTCCAGTTCAACCCAG GAATGAAGCAAGCCACGTGGGACATACAAATTGCAGACGACGGTATAATGGAAAATGGcgagaaatttcaaattttcttggAAGAGCCGATCAACGCAGTCCTGGGCAGAAAAGTCAAAATGAACATCCATATCATCAACGCGGAAAACG GCGAGTGCCCCCAGTACCTCGGAATGATcagcaaaaacaataaagaaGTGATAGACTTACAGGACAGCTTGGTGCCAAGTCCTAATAAGAAGACGGAAACTGTCGGAACT TTCAGTAACTTTAATGGCCCTGGAACCATCAAAGAGAATCCTCTAGATAATGCTTACAATACTGATCCCGACTCGACGCCATCCAAATCATCTCCGTCATCGTCCAAAGCATCGACGTCATTCAAAGACCCCGACTTCAACGAAGTGATACCAACAAAGAGAAACCGCAAAAAGTCAAAGAAGAAAGGTCGTAAGAGAAATAAGAAGAAGAATAGAAAATCAAAGAAGTCAAAGAAAGATGTGACCAAGAAATCGGATTCTATTTTTCCACTGCCATCATCGTCTCTAAGAATTCAG ATGTGGGATAGTGGCACCCCTCAGGATGCGTCTGGGATCTCCGCCCCCGCCCCATCTGTCTGCATCATAG GGGAGTTTTTTGAGGGCCGCTGCTACAAGTTTTACAAGGAGAGGAAATCTTGGGAGGAGGCCAAGCGGTATTGTCAGTCTCTGAGTGTGATGCCGAGTACCCTCACCCCCGTGCGATCCAAAGCCCACTACCAATTCCTGGCCAATCTAGCGGGCAAGAATTCCTATTGGATCG gTTTGAATAATAAGCGCAACCCCAGAGACTGGGAGTATCTGTCGGGTGGTACTTCCATTGCCCCTCTCCTTAGTTACACAAACTGGGGCAAGAACCAACCCCAGACTCGGGGTAGGCGGGACAGACGTAACTGTGTACTGGTCAATAAACGCAGGAAGTGGAAGAACAAGTCTTGTACCAAAAACCTTAAACGGTTTATCTGTGAGGGGGTTCCCGGTCAAAAGTTTTCCAGTCTCCAATCCTCTCCTTCAGACCAGCCAAATCGAAATCGAGGCAAACGACGTAGGCGTTACCGGTGGAGTTCGTGA